One genomic window of Caldivirga maquilingensis IC-167 includes the following:
- a CDS encoding HAD family hydrolase, which produces MVVLFMEVMDTLASLEGFAQEMASLIKREVDIKANEDEVAALIANEWSSRYNQLVTSGNYRSLRSLARDVMLTVTRKYSLGLGGRELEYWGDALANAFVTVAKIYDDVEPALNELSNLGVQMYILTNLDNDIAKKILLKNGLLRFFKGVISSDLTRAGKPNARIFNAALYRAKISKDDALIVSGLIEDIIGGKLSQIKTVFVNRRKINLTVKPDYIIGNLTELPKLLANMSNP; this is translated from the coding sequence ATGGTAGTATTATTCATGGAGGTTATGGACACTTTAGCAAGCCTAGAGGGCTTCGCCCAGGAAATGGCCTCACTAATTAAGAGGGAGGTGGATATTAAGGCTAATGAGGATGAGGTAGCCGCCCTAATAGCCAATGAGTGGTCAAGTAGATATAATCAATTAGTGACCTCAGGCAACTATAGGTCGCTTAGAAGCCTTGCCAGGGACGTAATGCTAACGGTCACTAGAAAATACTCCCTAGGCCTAGGTGGTAGGGAGCTTGAGTACTGGGGTGATGCCTTAGCCAACGCCTTCGTTACCGTGGCTAAGATCTATGATGATGTTGAGCCAGCCTTAAATGAGTTAAGTAATCTTGGGGTTCAGATGTACATATTAACTAACCTGGATAATGACATAGCTAAGAAGATTCTACTCAAGAATGGTCTACTAAGGTTCTTTAAGGGCGTAATAAGCTCAGACTTAACGAGAGCCGGTAAGCCTAATGCAAGAATATTCAATGCAGCATTATATAGGGCTAAGATTAGTAAGGATGATGCATTAATAGTGAGTGGGCTAATTGAGGATATAATAGGAGGTAAGTTGAGTCAAATAAAGACGGTTTTCGTGAATAGGAGGAAAATTAACCTGACGGTTAAGCCAGACTACATTATAGGTAACTTAACGGAGTTACCTAAACTACTAGCTAATATGAGTAATCCATAG